In the Hirundo rustica isolate bHirRus1 chromosome 2, bHirRus1.pri.v3, whole genome shotgun sequence genome, CCACGGTGACATATAAAATCTCCTATACAACCATGTCattccaaataaaattaaattaaagaaaaaaaaagtctcaataAGAgatacaaagaagaaagaaaaggtacTATGGTGAATCTTAACTCTTCCTTAATCTTATCCAGGGTCTTAGATTTATTTTCCCAAGCAAACAGCATTAGGACAAATGTTTAACACTATCGTTTCAATgaaagcaggaaggaaacaaaaaagtatGTTGGATAAAACTACCCAACCCTTTATACTTACGCAGATTGggttttattgcatttttagggatggACGCTATAAATGATTACCGTGTTATTTTTTGGAATGCCGGCTCAGGAGGGCTTCCTCCGAATGAAACCACGTTTGCCAAAATACTGCAGCACCAAGGCTACAGCACAGGATTGATAGGTATGGGGGcactcctctcctaaagatgTTCTTAAATGTGTTTCACCTGCACATCTCACTCAAACCATTTGTTTGCCTGTACTTTagttgtaatatttttatttcctgattaAGAATAATATGTAAAAAGAAACTCTGATCAAAAAGTACCTCTCTAAGAAGAACAAGCATGATAAAGAGGGCAATTTTTACCATTGACCCACTTTTAAGCACAGCTGTGGTTGTTAAAATACGtaacagaaaatgttattaattCCTGAATATTATTATACCAGGTATAAGATACTTAGTTCAATactatttcatttaaaaagaagtaaaaaacatGAGTGCCATTCAAATATGCATGATGATGTTTTACACAGTTCAGAGCAGATTCACATAAAAGGAAACAGGTGTAACTTAAAACATTAGAGACAGTTAATAGTGTCACAAGATTGGGCccttcagaaacagaaactgtgattttttttttttttcttcaatcgCAACATGCCGCTGTAGTTCACCAAGATTTCAGTACAGCCCAAAACCACTACCTTCTTCAGCATAAATGtgaatttcattttactttatattttatGGCACTATATTTTTTAGTATAGTTGTAACTTTTGATCATTATCTTgtttcaaataattatttatctTAGATTTGTCACATAGTTCCACAGGCTGATAAAGCACAAACATTCCTGGCTGATTTTTCAGCTATTTGCCCTACCTCATCTGAGCATGTAAAATGTCAAAATCCAAAATCTGTATCTGGCACATAAAAATACTAACTGCACAAACCAActgaatttattattaaaatttccTGCAGAAATAGATTTGTATTCATTCAACAGAATAAATCTAAACCACAcagaacaaaactaaaaaaagtgTTCCAAGCAATTTAAATTCTACATTAATAAAGATCCTGTTAGTTTTGTAGAGATATTATTTTAGTTCTTTTAATCGGCTTATAAAACAGGCTGTGCATGCTTCATTTTGGTTTCAGCATGTCATCACCAGCAAAACAATCAGATTTGTCTCCACTGCCCCCAGGCAATTTCCCTGAAGCGGAGTTGTGCTGCTTGCCTCGCAGAAGGAAAATGGGGAGGCATTTTCCCTCTGGGCATCTCGGCTAAAATCACACTACAGATGCCAAAAGCATCACTTAGATTAACCGCATTGACAGATCCTGATTAATTGCACCATGGGGGATGATGGAAAGCACCAATGATAAGTGACACACAACATACCACAAGAATTTTACATTCAAGTCATGAAGCAAAAAATCTTAACACAACACCTACCATATCACCACAGCTGAATGAGCACTAAGTAGTCTCACCTGAATCATTTGTGATTGTTTTGCCCTGAGCACAACCAGTTTAATTGCAAAGTTAAATCCTATTAATAACATGCAGCTTGAAGTGataatgagattattttttgggaaatgttttgaaggttttttgtAGTCAGAGAACCAATGCTGTATAACCAATGCCCTCAGAGATTAATTTGTCTTAATTATACACTTACTTTAGCTTCTGGAGATTTGATTCTTTTCTAGCATGTCAGAAACCTTTATCGACCTCAGCTGGAGATTAAGGTGTTGGAGTGCATCTGAATTCCAAGAATACTTTAGCTGCACCTGTATTTATGACTAACACATGTATGCATTGATTACAAAACTGTTTCATTCAACAGCGGGCTCTAAATATGTCAGGAGGTAAACTGAGCAGAGACTTTAGCTGAAAGCAATTCATCCACATATGCTAGAActtccattctttctttttatttacagcCAAGAAGCAGCAATTTTTCTCCTCTGGGACAGTTTTTCTGCTCCTATTGTAATGCACTGCAAGTCTATTGAAACTAACTCAGGATTGGCTGCTATTATACGTACTAATAACATACCGAACAATTTCTTGAAGATAATATCATCCTGGAAGTGCACAGTTCCTCTCTCTACAATAAGAATTGATTTCAAAATAGTTTTTGAGTGAAATTCCTAATGTCCATTTTTATCTGACATCCAATATCTGCATAAATGCAATTAAACCTCTGATGAGTGGTAGATTTTGTCCACTCAATTCAGACATACTTAAACCTCAGTGTTTGAACCAAATGAGCCAACTTGCTGTCACCATGTAAGTGCCTGTTTGACCAGGCATGTTATGGCATATTCAGAATGTTATCAGAACATATAAACACCAGTCTGTTTGAATAGACTGGAGGGGAAGCAAAGGCATGGTTTTAATGTGCCATCCATGATAGTAGTTGGTACGTTCATAATGAAGGACAAATTGTGTTACAAAAGGTCAAGAGATGTTCCTTCTGATATATGAAGACTtcagtgttgtaatgcattaattgggtttatatttcatcggatttgtaatgttcttttctatcagtccttgcccagcagtgcccatcccccgCAAACCTAatcctgttccctcccacttatccctgattgggtattgcctatgggccctgccccctgggggaaagTGCCACtgcgggggaggggccagcaaTCTCTGGCATCGGTGAGCcattgggaaaggtctccaaaagctgagcaggacttaagaataaaagcagaaatatccaacCTGGAGCCAGAGAGTCAGACTCttcttttgccattggcggccGTCTAATCTCGTGGGGGAAATGACACTTCAGTATTTAAAAGAAGTAGGctttaacattttaaagttttattaaatacaaataaatggcacaaatatataaaaccaAAGTATTTTATTCTCATTCAGTATATGGAGATATAATGATAATCGAAGTTACTTAGAAATGTACAGCTTCATGAGAAACACTGATCGCCCGAGTGCAAGTTTTTCTGGATCCAGTGGTTTGTCTGGCAGTTCCATGAGCTTCCAATATGCTACTCTATCCATATCTCCCCTTACCAATCTGGTACTGAATGTTGCCATAGTCCTGACATCAAAACCTCCCAGGAACAAGTCTGCATAGCTCTTTGAAGGTAAAGAGACAACAAAACAAGGTTATTTTTCCCTATGCTTACAAAAGGACAACTTCCACCTCTTTTCTGCTTGTCAAGTCACCaggaaggtaattttttttttttactcaagtttggaatttttctcagtttctagTTGCctttatatgtttttaaaagtacattcttttaaaataatatctttttatatttaaataaccTCTTTTCTCAGGGAAGTGGCATCAAGGTGTTAACTGTGAATCCCGCAATGACCATTGCCATCACCCTTTAAAACATGGATTTGACTATTTCTATGGGATGCCTTTTACGCTAATAAGTGACTGCCAGCCAACAGAAACACCAGAGATGGACAGAGCCTTTAGAAGGAAACTCTGGCTTTCCACTCAAATGATTGGCCTCATTACATTCACTGCTGTCCTTGGAAGACTGACCGGCTTGATTTCAGTCCCCTGGAAAACACTGAGTTGCCTTGCTGGGTTTAGTCTCCTGTTCTTCATATCCTGGTTCTCAAGTTATGGATTTGTACGGTACTGGAACTGCATTATGATGAGAAACCATGGAATTACTGAGCAGCCAATGGTGACAGACAGAACTACATCCCTTATCTTGAGAGAGTCCATTTCATTTATTGAAAGGTAAAGTGGACTTCCTTTAACCACAGATTTTCTGGTTCTTGCACATTTTGTAACTTGTAAACAGCACTTTCCTGTTTCATGTCTTCAtaagtttttataatttttacaATATTATATAGGATTATAAGtactgttatttttattcattttaaataatatcAATAGTTATAtcatgtaataaaaataataaaaaaaaaagctgctgcttaAGGATGCCCTGTATTCCTAGCTTCACTAAAGCTGACTATAGTTCCCAATTTCCATCAGTTATATTGAATATTTCTAGGCTATATTTGAGAAATATGTATACCTATCAATGAGACCAGCGTTTCAGCTTTAAGTAATAGCAGGTGATGTCAGAAATGTGTGTGTGGGCCAGgccagggaaggagaagcagagctgtgatGTAGCCTTATCATATGGACTGATAAGTTGGCAACAGCTGGCAGGAGATGAACCTGCTGCCTTCACTTCAGTAGCATAGATGTGCTTTACAATAGCAGAAAGTGGATCTTCAATCTGGTAGTTTTCTATCCATGATTCAGGGTAGAAAAAGGATAATTTTATAAAGGCCCGACATTCTCTTATCAGACAGATCCTAATCACTGGGTTATAATATCTTAAAAAGTAAGGGTTTTCTGAAGGGATTGTTGAAATATCTATATAGAAATAATATAATCTTTACTAGAACTTGTCTGCATTGAGAACCTTCCTCCCTAATAACACAGTGttgatttctgttttgtagAAATAAGCACAAGCcattcctcctctttctttcctttttgcattCCCACACCCCTCTCCTCACTACAAAGGAGTTTCTTGGGAGGAGCAGACATGGATTATATGGAGACAATGTAGAGGAGATGGACTGGATGGTGGGTAAGTCAACATAGCATATAACAATGTCTCAAACTATCTAATACCTAGGTCtaaataaaaagtttttattaaaagaacaaaaaagataactaaaaacatgcagaaaaaaaaatcctaggcTTTTCATGGACATCTATCCATCTTATGTGAATGCTGTCAATTTATAGTGTTGGCTTTTTACTTTCTCCAGTCTTGGACCAAATTTCTTTCGCTTTTCTTTTTGGTGAAATGTTTACCAGTTTTAACCATGTCCCTTTAGCTCCTGTCAAGGAGCTGTCTTGTTCTTCTTGCCAAATATGTGAGAATTTCTTGGTTTTCTATGATTAAAGACCAGATTATTTCAGGCTCTTATGGTCATTTCTAAGTAGGATACTTCAAAAGATGATAAAATGGATAAGGAAATtaattccagatggaaaagcagcaagCTATTTATTTGTGGCCACTACATTAAGCAGAGTACTGAATATTTTTCAGCCACAATCATAAATCCAGATGTTCATCAATGTTAATTGGTATGCCACCCACAACAAATTCATGTTATTTTTCAGCCTGTTTTtctggagaggaaggagaattATTTATCATTTAGTCATTATGGACAAAAGGACCCACGTTTGcaaaagagagagaagtctGGTACACATATAGGGAGAATTTGGTTTCAAACCTGTGAAATATTTACACACTGCATATATAATTAAGAACATCAGAAATAGCTCAAGCATGATTTCTAAATTTAAAGGAACTTTGTTATTAATGCATATGGTGTCCATGCAGTAATATAATGCAAATCCTATCTGTGGTCTAGAAAATGTAAGATAAGGGTAACCTTATGTTTTTTGCATATGTTTCACGATGGCCACCACTGATGCAGAATCTAACTTTTTGGCACCTTAGATCAtaatttctttccatgtttttacAATTCATAGTAGTTTTTGCCCTTGACAATACACGTTTCTTGTCTGTGACTGTGGGTCTTGCACTCCTTGCTAAAATACCAATAAAAAAGTGGATGCTACATATCAaaaattttctgtgcttttagaGACAATGAAATCATAACTGCAAATCTCAGTCttaaaagatattaaataatGAGTGGCTTTACTGGTAAATGTTTACAAATCAGAGGTTAAAATTTATGTAGTATGAGggacattttttgttttgtgataTATCCATATTCTTGCGTTTACAGGCCAGGTTCTAGATGCTATTGACAAGGAAGGCTTGAAAGATACTACATTAGTTTACTTTGCCTCTGATCATGGTGGATGGCTGGAAAGACAAGAAGGCAAAAGGCAGCTGGGTGGCTGGAATGGAATATACAAAGGTAAGAGCTGTCAGAGACAATGACAACCCAGCAACAACCAGTAAAATCTTGGGACACCTCTAAGGCCTAAGTAAGATTGTACTCTCAAGGAGTGACACTGGTTTATTACCAAGAAGCAAATATGTCTTGTTCTAATTAGGCATGTAACAATGTAGCAAATTCTAACCTGGGCAGGTGTCCTTTATAAGCATGAATTCTCAGATTATCATGGTCTGGTCTACTGAACACACTTTCAGTAATGCTCAGTAGGAGCTtagcagcaaaagcaaaagagTGAAGCTCATCAAGGTAACATGATAATACAATAAAATTTGTGCAAAAattctctgtattttaaatcagactttttttaattttattttttatttaatgaaaggTGGAAAAGCTatgggaggctgggaaggaggaatcCGCGTCCCAGGAATATTTAGATGGCCAGGagtgctgcctgcaggcacAGTTATTGATGAACCCACAAGCCTTATGGATATTTATCCTACAGTAGTTCACTTGGCTGGAGGGGCAGTGCCTCAGGACAGGTACAAACAAAAGCATCTTTAttcctcctttcccaaaacaatggAAAATCTAGCTCGGAAACACATTCTAAGAGTTTGATGCTTTCTGTTTCAGTCCTGCTTTTCTAGACACATCAAGGTCTATGAGCTCAGTCACCTCTCCTTTACCTTTGAGATTCAGCCCCTACCTGCCATTTTCTGCAATCCTCTTTCTTGTCCAGAGCTGCCAGTTCCAGGGAGAGGTGTGCAGAAGAAGCACAGTCCTTTCCAGCTCACCCCAGCCCTATGGTCTGTTTCTCGTGCTAGGGTAATCGACGGCCGGGatctgctgccgctgctgcgcGGCACGGCGGCACACTCGGAGCACGAGTTCCTCTTTCATTACTGTGGCGTTCACCTACACGCTGTGCGGTGGCACCAGAAGGACAGTGAGTACAGAGCTTCTTTCCAAGGAATTGTATTCAGTCTACAGGAAGGCACGTTGTTataacacatttttttctgggattgCATCTTTCCAAATATTCTTTTCCAGGTGTAAGGTAAGAACTTATTAGCATTGCCTGTATTGTACAGCATCTGGAGAAATTACAGGACTACATTAATTAATAAGTGTAGAGCTGAAGTGCTGCCAGAAATGAACACTAGAAAAACATTCACTCTTCCTTGTGATAACTGGCAATGTTATAACCTTCTGTGGTCCTTTCTTTCCTATAGCTGGAGCTGTTTGGAAGGCTCATTATGTGACTCCCATCTTCAgtcctcctggagctggggcttgCTATGAGAGGGGATTTTGCCCATGCTTTGGGGAAGGAGTGACCCATCATGAGCCTCCATTGCTGTTTGAGCTCTCGCAAGACCCTTCTGAAGCCAAAGCTCTCTCGGCTGACACAGAGCCCCTCTTTGACACTGTCCTAAGGAGGATTGGCAGAGCCATAGAGGAGCACCGCAGGACGCTGACTCCagtcccagagcagctctctgtgtCCAATGTGGTGTGGAAGCCATGGCTGCAGCCGTGCTGTGGGACGTTCCCATTCTGTTGGTGTGATAAGGAAGGTGATAATAAACTTGTTGATCTCTAAAGGATAGAACCTGATACTTTctcaaaaatgtatttagatTAAGAAGGTTTCCTTTGGGGGGTGTTGGCCCATGGGTCATTAATTTCTCTAAATGGACCCTTTATAAAATAATTGTTCCGGTGAATGGCACAGTATTAAGTAAAGGTAGCTTTAAGTTGGACACTGTCAGGGAGGGATCAAGAGAGATGATCTGAAGACCATGTTTTAACTAGCATCTGCTGACAAGAGAATTAATAGTTCAAATGCACTGAAGTGGGCCAAGATTAGAGCTGTACAAGCAATGGTTCTGAATGTATATTTTGTGCTGAATTTCTAAGTGATTCCTGGACTGGGTTCTCCCTTAATTTTGTTGTCCTTATTTCCCTTTTGCTATCCTGgcaatgcatttttttatcCTTATCTCTCCTTTTGCTATCCTGGCAATGCATAAAGTGACCTTATAATAAATTTTGCAGACTGTTGCTTCtgaaataattagaaaatagTCTTGCCTGCACTTCCTCAAGAAATCTTTCTTAAGAGTGGCTTTTTTCATCCCTTGTAGCTAGGGTCTCCAAGCAGCAGTAATGATAACCGCTGATTGGCCTGGGCAAGGTGTAGGGCAATCAAGATGACAAGCTGGGCAGTGGCTGTCTGCACTCTCTGAGAAGGGTGGGACTCTGCTGGTTGGAGTCAGCCTCTTTTGATGGAGTGTTGGAAAAACACAACTTGACAGAGATGGGGCAGCTGAGGggcatttttaaagattttactCCATTATCAATCTCATAGAAGGCTGAGACACAAGAGATGTAAAACTCAATGCTATTCTATCAGAAGCCACCATATTTCTATTTGTTATAATACCttataaatgtttttcagcCTATTAGCTTTTGCCACACCATGCTGCTAATACTTCTAACACCAATTACCTATTATTTCACCCCATGTGATCTTGTTACAATGCATTTTTCACAGTTCTAATTCTCCAAAATATCTGGTCTGCTTGCAAGACCATAATTTGAAACTTGTTTTCAGTTCAATTTCTCTCTCAATGTCTTCTCTATTCCATGGCCTTTCTAAGTCAGCACACCTTATCTCAGAGTTTGCATACAGATGTGAGCTTTCAGTCAGGCTTTGACAATcctctacaaatccatttctcacaaaagaaaagaaataaaggaaactACTGTCCTTTTCCAAAGCTCCCTTTGCCTCCTGCTCCCTAAATAGCACTGGCAAGGGCCTTTTGACACTGATGGTCACAGTAGTGCCACGCTGATGACTGGTTCAGTCATTTGGGTACAGGACGGCACAAGTTACACTGCTGCCCAGATCTAAGTCATAAGTGTTTCCTACTGACAAGTAGCATCTTAAAAAGAAGATGTCAAGCACtaattatgaaaacaaaaaataatttgctatgAAAAAAGGTAGAGAATTAAGGTGGGTTTTTCTTCACAAGTTACATTTTCACACCACCAAAAAGGTAGGATTACTTAGGTCTATCTCTTTGCTTCTATGCCTTTTTTGCTGCagttctttccttctttgtgtTAAAATAGCTGTTCCTTATTAAGCAGCCTTGCaagtaatgtttttctttgtaagCCTGTAAATACATCTGTTCAGATAGACATGTTTACACTGATATAACTGAACAGTTAGGCATCTAAACATAatttgtgcatttgttttatttcactgtttttaacttttctttaaCTACTGTACTAGGACCAATTTATCTTATTCATCTTATTCAGTACACATTTGgttcattttggttttatttcctcctttgctTCCCACAATTCAGTCACTAGGAAATCCGGAGGTAAAAAATGCCCTACagcttaaaagcaaaattttattttatgctgtgACTTCATGCATTTCACAGATTGTTTTAATTCAGCCAGATGCACCATCAGTGCTATTGATGAGAAGAAGGTCTTATTGATGAGAAAGTCTTACTGTGAAAAATTCAAGACATTCACTAAATCCATTACTTTCACATGTTCTGattgctgctccttcctccgATGTTAGAAATGTCTGAGTATTTTCCTCATTTGAGTGTATTCTATTTAACTGTTTCTTTCTTGGAGCGATTTAAAGGTCTTTTCATATccaaaatgaagtgttttctttACCTGAAATTAATGTGATCAGACTggaatttttcaattttctcaGTCATTTTCCAAGATATCACTTCCATTCTCAAGCCAGTGCGTGGGATTTTAGTGTGTGGGATTTTATGTCCTCTCAGTTTTTCAACACTTTTAGAAATGCACAGGTGTAATACCTGTGAATATGAGCAAAccaggttttggggggggttttgtgcTGAAATACTTAATGGCACTGCAGGATATCCATTAGGACTAGAGGGTACTGGAAAACATCTGAGCTAGAATTTGTCCTGGACACCGGTGTTAGCACACAAAAGCACAGTGATCATCCCCTGCTGATCTCCAAAGTGCCATGGGATCAACAACCATTCAAGGTAGAAGGGACATTATACCTGGAGTGATGTCAGGCAATGATAAAGGCTGCCTTGACAGTAACATACTTGGGAACAGGCTGACTAGCAAGTACTGATCAGCTTGatcacaccttttttttttttttttttttttttccccctatcaTATTCATGGATTGCTATTTCAGTGCAAATAATTTGGTAGTTTTCATCTCATGATTTATGCTGGTCATAGCCTAAGATGACATAGATAGTGTTCAAGAGAGGATTTCAAGGAATCTCATAAAACTCTTAAGATCTAAATTTGGATTCTGATAATGTTTTCAAACACAGTCGAATGCAACATTTGAGCATGAAAATTAAGTTGTTAAAACATAATtatctgttttcatttgaaaattggacataaaatatttttctgtttactgAAAGGAGATCTGTgacaaacaagaaaaggaataattctctatgtattatttaaaattttatggggtttgtttgtttttgcattaGAATAAGAGCAATATTTTTAAGCTGGTTTTGAACCCTCCTTGGCACATATTGGTCAAGTGCTTCAGCTTGACTTCAGCATGTAATCATCAAAAAGGTCACTGTTTTTAGTATTTCAAACTAAGCTTCTGTGGACACCATGATAGATTTTGATAATTTGATAATTTGTCAGGCTTCATAGATTAATAGTTTTATCCCATGCAGGTTGGTATCAGTGATATTTACACTTGAACACTATCTCAAACAAGACTGTCTGTGCTGTTAAATAGCATTGCAGGGGCAAACCAACATATCAGTAATCTGTGGCAGTACCTGGAAATGTCAAAATCAGgattataaatttaaaaactccCACAGCATCTGTCAGTACCATGAAACTGAAGAGACACAATGTTGCCTCATAATTTGCACTACATGTTGTAACATCACATGTATTTTACAAATAAGTATTTTTATCCAATCtaaaagaagcaattaaaaattgtAATTGCAAATTACTAGTAATATATAAAGAACAAGCTCTTAATTGTCCTTTTTAGGATTTCACTTCAGTTTGAATTGTTTTGTCACTGGGGCTTCACTATTTGTTCTTGCACATTTTAATATCCTTCACAGTTTGTTAATAGTTTTTGTTGTAAATGATTTTACTAATCTCAGCAGAAGACTTTCTACCATTAGGTAGTCCATTTATTTCTTACTAGTCATTGCTacaattaattatttataacacaaatttacaagtatttttaaaaatagatgttcAATCTATATGAAAGAAGTtgagaaatcaagaaaaaatgttGATAACAGGAGATACAGAAGTTGATTTATTTCAccctttttcagtctttctctgGAGGCCAAACTAAAGATGCTGGTAACAAAGAGTGCTTTAAAAGCATCATATCACCTTACTACACTTCTGATTATGGCAGATGGCCAGAGATATGAGATGGAGGAGCTTTTCCAGCTGGACAGAGTGAATTTACACAGATGTGAGAGCTGGGAATTGGATGATCAGATCTGCCCTGGAGTAAAAGGGCCAAACCCAAATCCCTACTTTTTCAGCGAGTCTTTGCAGAGTGGTTCTTTCCCTTAATTCTTGGTTTCTAATCCAGGAATTTTCTGCTGCCCTCCTAGTACAATGGTACAAATGAATTGTACCATTTCTATTTAGTTTTTCCAAGTccctcaaaaaagaaaaaaataatgaaatcttTCTCTTCATATCTCTGAAGCTTTCCTTTAATATATTCTCCCTAATGCATGCAAGCATCCTATTCTCAACAGTGGACTTGAACTTGAGCTGGAACCTCATTCCTTGTACTCTTATTTCTTTGCCCCTTTTCCCATTTACCAAATACTTTTTTGGGCAGAAGGTTTTAGTGAAAATATTGCAGTAACTACTGCTATCTGCTGATAATATTTAAGACCCTAATGCTCCCCTTGATTTCTATACACCACACCCACTAATGATGCTATGAATATCATTGTAATTATCAACGGCTAGTTAgtaaattctgttttctccatCTTGCCACAGTGgcttttattaatatttattttggccttttgtggctgtttcagttcaaaaccaggcagaaacaccattTAAGTGTGGGGGGGTTTGGTTCACCAAATTGAGGTTCCTGGAAAATGAACCAATTTAATGTAGTGGGTCTAGTGCTGGCCAAATGCCAATGACttactagaattatttacttatttttctgctgcaaGATAAGATTTAGAAAGAGAGTAAAGCAGACTCAAAACTTTAAAGGGTATAACAAAAACTTTATTAacagaactaaaagaaaaataataagaaataataataaaccttTAGAACACTTCTCCCTCCacaccttcttttctttctcattgaCAATGCAAAGTGACAAAACTTGGGACTGTCAGTCAGTTTACCACCCCTAATATAGTCTTTTGTCAGACTacttagggagaggagtctctcttgcCATGCCATGGAGATTTCTCCACAAGAAAGTTCTTTTGTGGCTTCAATGTCACATAGAATCAGCTGCCTGGGAATGGAAAATCTGTTCTCAGTGTTAGTCCCTCCTGTGCCTTTCAGCCTTCCCATAGCTGCTTTCTTGGGCCATGTGAGCTTATGGAGTACATATTTTCAAGATGAGCTGTTCAAAAACAAAGGTTCTCTTCCTCTATCTCTGAGATCATCTCCATCTCTGGGAACAGAGATTTTTGGGTGCAAAGGGTCTCCATCACTTTTGTCTCTCACTGTTCAAGCTTCTCATTTGGATCCCAATGTCTGCTTTGCTTCAGCATTGGTGCCTTTGCTCATGTCTGCAGTTTAAATGCTCCATCCCCCCCATGCTTTTTTCATGAGTTACAGGGACATTCCAGTGTATCATAGTCCATCACCATAGCCTCACAAGAGAATTTCAGCCCAAGACCAAGGCATCTCCTCATTCTCCACTCATCTGAGATTTGGCTCCGTCTTTACTGACCTTGgtttcttcatgttttttctCTACGTATCTTcaccctttccttttctcatccTTGAGAGAGGATTGATGTTTGTGAGTTTCATCTGTGCAGTAAAAGAGTTAATATCTCGCCCTGGCCTGCAGGTGACCATGTGATCTCGGTTGGGGCCCCACAGCCTCCCCGCCCCTGCCCAGCCACCATGTGAGTAATGGGAGAGAACTTCTCTCTTCAAAATCTGGAGAGCAAGAGAGCTTTTCCCGGGGTTCGTTCATTTTTACATATGTCTTCACAGAGGCATATCTGCCTTTCTTAGTAGTTTAACAGGTTGCCAATTCTCAGAGTTAGCCAGCAATTGTCTTTGCCAGGCACAGAGGAAGCTCTTAACAACTCCCCTCAGAAAACCATTTCCGTGGctggctccttccctcctcaccaAAAATCAattaatgc is a window encoding:
- the LOC120765775 gene encoding arylsulfatase D-like isoform X3 translates to MIWQLASHWSPLVTLLVFGLFLQAPFTQPSTITQPNFVLLLADDLGIGDVGCYGNDTIRTPNIDRLAKEGVKLTQHIAAAPLCTPSRAAFLTGRYPLRSGMDAINDYRVIFWNAGSGGLPPNETTFAKILQHQGYSTGLIGKWHQGVNCESRNDHCHHPLKHGFDYFYGMPFTLISDCQPTETPEMDRAFRRKLWLSTQMIGLITFTAVLGRLTGLISVPWKTLSCLAGFSLLFFISWFSSYGFVRYWNCIMMRNHGITEQPMVTDRTTSLILRESISFIERNKHKPFLLFLSFLHSHTPLLTTKEFLGRSRHGLYGDNVEEMDWMVGQVLDAIDKEGLKDTTLVYFASDHGGWLERQEGKRQLGGWNGIYKGGKAMGGWEGGIRVPGIFRWPGVLPAGTVIDEPTSLMDIYPTVVHLAGGAVPQDRVIDGRDLLPLLRGTAAHSEHEFLFHYCGVHLHAVRWHQKDTGAVWKAHYVTPIFSPPGAGACYERGFCPCFGEGVTHHEPPLLFELSQDPSEAKALSADTEPLFDTVLRRIGRAIEEHRRTLTPVPEQLSVSNVVWKPWLQPCCGTFPFCWCDKEGDNKLVDL
- the LOC120765775 gene encoding arylsulfatase D-like isoform X1; the encoded protein is MSEEVDPILSFPEQLFINIQSHEGSHLLHVNSHVRPLTGNLETIRKGDFKVMVLKFSSSLHQFGSPLVTLLVFGLFLQAPFTQPSTITQPNFVLLLADDLGIGDVGCYGNDTIRTPNIDRLAKEGVKLTQHIAAAPLCTPSRAAFLTGRYPLRSGMDAINDYRVIFWNAGSGGLPPNETTFAKILQHQGYSTGLIGKWHQGVNCESRNDHCHHPLKHGFDYFYGMPFTLISDCQPTETPEMDRAFRRKLWLSTQMIGLITFTAVLGRLTGLISVPWKTLSCLAGFSLLFFISWFSSYGFVRYWNCIMMRNHGITEQPMVTDRTTSLILRESISFIERNKHKPFLLFLSFLHSHTPLLTTKEFLGRSRHGLYGDNVEEMDWMVGQVLDAIDKEGLKDTTLVYFASDHGGWLERQEGKRQLGGWNGIYKGGKAMGGWEGGIRVPGIFRWPGVLPAGTVIDEPTSLMDIYPTVVHLAGGAVPQDRVIDGRDLLPLLRGTAAHSEHEFLFHYCGVHLHAVRWHQKDTGAVWKAHYVTPIFSPPGAGACYERGFCPCFGEGVTHHEPPLLFELSQDPSEAKALSADTEPLFDTVLRRIGRAIEEHRRTLTPVPEQLSVSNVVWKPWLQPCCGTFPFCWCDKEDTTAGFAASALEKFFLIQHVFPGEGREALPWRSQDEVNAFAHFFKQDWCLPITLYDMSHGFDNPSLEAKIRKPEVKRKVTTVFLQ
- the LOC120765775 gene encoding arylsulfatase D-like isoform X4 encodes the protein MIWQLASHWTPNIDRLAKEGVKLTQHIAAAPLCTPSRAAFLTGRYPLRSGMDAINDYRVIFWNAGSGGLPPNETTFAKILQHQGYSTGLIGKWHQGVNCESRNDHCHHPLKHGFDYFYGMPFTLISDCQPTETPEMDRAFRRKLWLSTQMIGLITFTAVLGRLTGLISVPWKTLSCLAGFSLLFFISWFSSYGFVRYWNCIMMRNHGITEQPMVTDRTTSLILRESISFIERNKHKPFLLFLSFLHSHTPLLTTKEFLGRSRHGLYGDNVEEMDWMVGQVLDAIDKEGLKDTTLVYFASDHGGWLERQEGKRQLGGWNGIYKGGKAMGGWEGGIRVPGIFRWPGVLPAGTVIDEPTSLMDIYPTVVHLAGGAVPQDRVIDGRDLLPLLRGTAAHSEHEFLFHYCGVHLHAVRWHQKDTGAVWKAHYVTPIFSPPGAGACYERGFCPCFGEGVTHHEPPLLFELSQDPSEAKALSADTEPLFDTVLRRIGRAIEEHRRTLTPVPEQLSVSNVVWKPWLQPCCGTFPFCWCDKEGDNKLVDL